Genomic segment of Arachis hypogaea cultivar Tifrunner chromosome 16, arahy.Tifrunner.gnm2.J5K5, whole genome shotgun sequence:
TGTTATTTCCAAGTGATATGGGACTATAATACAATAGCTAATAATGAGCTGGTACAAAGCAGAACTTTTCAATGATTACAAGTTCCAAGAATTTCTCATATAATTAGGCTTTGCATCTTCTAACTGTCGGTGGCATATGTATATGTCCATAAAGGTTGCGAGCAAATGCTTCTTGACAAATGACACATTCAGAATTAGAACAGAGTAATGttgtatgtatatttttttatattgtatatttttttatgtatttttttatttttggtattgAAAGTGATCGATAAAAAATGAGAGAaggtaaaatatttaatttttttatataaaaaaatataaaagagtgAATTAAATATCGTTCCTCGTTAGAATATGATCATTATTACTCTATCCATCCAATCAATATTAAGAGTTGAATTGACAAATTACTAATGTATCTAGTTATATTTactatttgacaattattattaagTGATTGTTACGGTGCCTAAAAGTATTTgtctaacttattaaaaaaagttaaaaattaatatttaattttaaaaatataaaataaataattattaaatattcaaaagttatcataaaaaataagttagacaAAAGTTAAACATCAAGTTATAGGTGCCATATAATTCATCTTGTTATTATTAGACAGAGAGTGAATCTAATGAAGACATTCTTCGATGTCCTGCTTTTTGGCAGGGGAAGTGACCACTGAACTATTGGAGGAATAGAGTGTCCAAAACCATGTCTCATAGCTATATACAGAGAATAGCTCTTAGCCTCTTATAATTCTCATGTATAAATAAAgaaattctaatttattttacgAAATAAATGGTATtttttgttcacattatttatttattttttcattttcatttcttctctctcttctttttttagaTTTAACGAATGAAATCACTTAATAAAAATTCATCCTTAAacatttttactaacatttttcatttattcTTTTCGGGTAAACTAATGTAGCCTATGCTGACAAGAACATTAAACAAAGACACGTGTTGTCGTGTGGATTTCTTATCCCTTACCTATATAAAGTTTTTTTCGAGTCTTGAAATCTAAGTTGctttagaagaaaaaaagagagtattgaatttaaaagaagaaaaatagtaaTGTATTTATTGACTACTTTTTCGACGAGTTAGACTAACCTAGCACTAAATCATATAattctctaaaactacatctttCAAGTGCTTTCCTAACAATGTACTTAACATATTTAGTATATAGAATACTATCTTCTTAAttgaaatatatttattttaatagattATTAGCAATCTAAAATTTTGTTGTATACTATATGGTAGAAACTCAGatgcagtcaacttcacgtgaagttgacaattgagaactgttagatgaaattttagtcaaatcaattaaatcatttaacagctcttaactatcaacttcacgtaaagttgactgTATCTGAGTTTtcaacatattatatatatatatatatatatatatatatatatatatatatatatatatatatatatatcactttaattttgatgcactgtaaTTTTACACATCTAATTATGTAATGTTACATTAGTATAAATACCTTTTTCATTGACTGTATGAACGGTCatccaaaatatccaaaatacgAATGTGATTGCAAGTTACACTGtcagtgcattaaaattaaactctatataTGTTTAAACGCTAGCTTAACCCAAATTGAACTTTGAACCCAGtcaatattaaactaataattaaaaaaattcattgaaacattAATGAAAATATTGAGCCACGCTCGAGTTAgctccataataataataaaagaaaagaggaaaTACAAGGAAAAGTGCTTTCACCAGTGGATTTGATGGGGTTTGAAAAATGTGTGTTGAGTACAAATATGACAATTCAACACAATAATAGTAAGTAGTAACATCATCAAAACTGAAGTTTATAACACAACATATCACTTGAACTTGCGGCAACCTGGTAGACAAGATTTCAGGTCTGTTGTTCCTGCTGCTCATGCGTCTTAACACATGAAAACAACAAAACTGGGAGGGAAGTAACATGTACCTTTCTTTTTCTTGGAGATGGAGGAGGAAAGTATCTAATAAAGTATATTACAAATGGCCTATATTGTTTGTATGGTAAAGAAAAAGGGagtgataaaaaaaatcaaatgctaCAAGAATGAATCATTCAAAAGGCTTAACATAAACACAGGTCTATCCTACAGCAGAATTGATCTATGAATTCTAATTGATTGAACTCCCTATATATCATATCACATTACAATAACGAagctcactttcctttgaaggtCTATTTAGTGATTCCAAAGAATCCATATACAAATGAATGGACCCTGGATAAAAGAAATTATATTGGAAAGAATGAATTACCTCGGACGTCCTATCGTGCACTGCAGCTTTTACGTACAACCTTTTCACAACACTTGGGTGGTTGCTATTCAACACTTCCAGGTCAGAAAACTTCAAAACAAAATGGTATTGGTTTTGGTATGGATATTCAGGTTAAATTCCAATTTAGATCCAAATTACGCGAAGCCCATGTGATGATAGGGAGTCACAGTTGCCTGGAAGTTCGAACTTCTAGTTATATCAACAATCTTTATAACTCTCAAAGGCAAATATACACGAGAGTTTAATCATCATCACTTCCACTGCTATGTCTACCTGAAATGAAAGTTTCAAGGGAGTTGATTAGATTATGGACATGTAAAGCTGCACAAAAATGGTTAGAGATGAACTACTCTGACAAAAGACCTGATGCTTTTTTTCCTTCCATGGCTTCTTTCTTATCTTGACAACTTGTACAGAGGAAAGGTCCATCCCATGGACGCAGTTTACGAGGGTTGGGCGCACCCTCAAATATTGAAACACCCTCCCCTGGTTTTATCTCTACTTGACACACTGCACACATAAACAACTTGAACATGTTGCAGAGAGGATATTTTGTATCTAACCTGCATTTAAGATAAATCATTTCCCATGTCATGAGAGAAAACGAGAAAATGGCTAGTTGCTAAGTTGAAAAATGGTTATATAAAACCAAACCTCTCTGAAAGCATAGCAGATCCTTCTTCATACAATTCCTCTACCACGTCTGGCTCCAAGTAGTCTTTCTCGTTATAAGAAGATGACTCAGATGACTTTTTACGAAACATGGACTTcattattcctttcttctttctatgTGGTGCAggagcaggtggcttctcatgtGGTAATATATCAACAACGATGCAGGTTGTATCATCTCTAAGTCCTTTTGCTTCTACAGCTTCCTGAAGATAGAAAGAAACAAGTGAATAAAGTTTAATACGTAATGATTCATACTGCCGGAATCACATGAAACTCACTATGATACAACAGATgaacatattttttatataagatTCAAAAGACTCACTTTAACAATATGTGATGCTGCTGTCTCCGCTGACATGCCACGACAAGAATCTAAGACTGCTTCTGCAGATAGAGAATCCCAGACCCCATCACTGCAGATAACTAGCCTGCCTCCAGCGGTGGACAACTGAATAAACAGATAAAGAAGGGAAGAAAGGCAGGAACTATCTTACATAGGGATTTCATTGAAAACAAATGACAAATTCACATAAAATATAGGTAAATCAAATCATTAGCTCCAGTGAAATTTCTAAACCATCGCATTAGTGGAACACTTGCTTTATACTTTTTTGTTGGACATTGGGGGGAGAGGCGATTTCTCAATTGAAACAAGATACATATAAAATTTTGCTTAGAAGACAACAGGTTAGAGTAGTGACAAACCTTCACTTGCTTTACATACGGCACTGGGACAATAAATTCGCCAATATCCATATCACCAATTGACCGTGAAAGACACAAGCCACCAGGCCAACATCTTAACGGCCCAACCTACAAACAGCCAATAATCCAGTAAAGTGCACATGGTCTATATGTTAGGGGGTAAAGTGAAAGTAACCCTATATTTTAATGACACGATAATGTAGTCTGAATGGCCAGGCATTGTGTACAAAAGATAAAAAGTATCACTACAGGCATCAGTTTAAATGAAGAAGcagttctcttttctttttctctggtGGTGGTTGAAGCTTGTTAGTTGTTACGAAGTTGGTAAAACCTAGGCTGAAAAGGGATCACAATTGAAAGTAGGATTACCTCTGTGCCTCCCCCGGTGTTTAGCCGACCAACCTCACCCCCGCTAGAGGTGATTCGCACCCTCCTGATGAAAGTAAAAGAAAGGTCAGTTTGTGCTATACTGGAATAATTTATAATAACTGTTCAAGGAAAACAATTCCATCAACAACTTACTCCTCTTCATTTGTTTCTAGCCTATGATCTGCTGACAAATAATAAAGCCCACCTTCACCAGATTCAAGCACGCAACGTGAATCACCAACTGATGCAACAGTTACAACCCATCCTTCTATAATCACAAACGTTACAGTGGTTCCAGATTTTTGTCCTGCGAtgcaaataatagtaataaataataaataataaaaaggatttaGCTAAAAAGTGTCCTAACAGCATTGGTTAACAGGATAAACACTTGCATACCCATTTTTAAAAAAGACTTACATACATGATGAAGAAAAGAGTTAAATAACTAAACAGTTAGGCTTCTTTGTTTTTGGTATAGAACTTTTAAGTACATGAACATTCACATCAAGATGCTAAAAAAAAGGAATTAAGGCAGAAAATTGTCGAGAAAAATTAGAAATATGTACAAATAATTTTGGAGATATCAAATATTCACCAACTaagcaaataataaataaattaacagaGAACAGAGCAAAGAACAGAGCAAACAATACAAGGAATGAACTAAGCATACCTTTGTCCTGAAAATCTTTGTCAGTTTTTACAAAGCCTGCAACCAATGCCCTAGGCAATGCTGCTACCCACTCATCTCTGTTAAGATCAGGAGGAACCGCACTTAAAACATTATTTAGAAGATTCTCCTTAGAATAAATAGCAGCAGCAGTTCCATTGTGTCCATCAAATAGCTGTAGAAATTGCAAAGCAGAATCTGTAACTACTAACTAGGGGGCAAAAAAGGCAGAAACTAGGAAAAGAACAACTAAACAAAACAGATTGAATAAGAACAAGAACCACAACAAGAAAACTACAGCTatggcaaaaagaaaaaaagaactgCTGATATCAACTGAATGATAAAGTTACTAATCCAAGTTGATGGAGATGTCAAATTCAACTTGCTAAAAACTCTTTCCACAGTCTAAGTCGGCTACAAACTAAAGTCAAGCACATCAAACACAAGAGAAACGGATTGTATAATTCTTTATAAATCTATGAAAACTTGCGAACCCACATGCTGAAATCAATCTTCTCCAAGTATAGCTTTCACCCAACAACATTAATCATTAGAATCTGCCATCCTTGCAATGAGACAATCAATGCAACAAGAAGATAACTAATCCCTTCTTTCTCCCACTGATTATATGACATGCCATGTAATAATAAGTTATCATGCAAGTAAATTACATCACTTTAAAATCTGTTGACAAGTTAAATGGAAGTACCCGAGGGCTTAGGACAAGCTACTTCTAAAAGATTAAAAGCAGAAGTAACTCTCTATTCCATTTAGCTTATCCAAATGGGCTACACAATTTTCAGAAGTACTCACATATCCCAAATGAACTTTTCCCCAAAATGGAGGAGAGTATCTTTGGATGAATTTCATGAGTAGTTTTACTCATACAGCTCTACCATGAATATTTTCATCCCATTTTTACCCCTTTACCGAGCATAAATGTAACCGAGGGTTCGATTGTGTCAACTTCTAAAAGAAATACCATTTTATACAATATAAACTGCAGAAACAAATCCATTTCTCtattcaaattatatataatcTAAAAAGCTAACCCAACCAActacacacaaaaaataaaaatccaaaaacacaacaaaaacaaaaaaaatcaataaaaacaaaaatcaaaactaAAGCACATACAAATAAATGCAGCACCATGAATCTGGAGAAAGAGCAGAAACACTACATACCCCAAAAACAGAAAATGTGGAGACCCCATCCCCCACCACCCTCTGGCATTCAGTTTTGATGAGGGTGAAATCCTCCCCTTTCTTGCTCTGCCCTGCTTGGCCTGAAACAATCTCTGGCTTCTCGATCTTCTCGCTCGCCAATTCGCGCTTCAACAACACCGATAGGGGAACCGTTTGGTGGTGTTCGCCCTTCGTACCACCAGACAttgtattcttcttcttcttcttcttctcttgtgtTCCACTTTCTTCACAAACCCCTCACAAAATTCAACAAATCCCTAAAATACTAATTCCACTTTAATCCTCTATCGCTTGCTTCCGCAGTCGAATCCTGAAATTGAAAGCACAAAACAATCAAcacattaactaattaattaatcaattatcttaaaagaaaaaaaagttaatacTATTGCCCCAGTTTCTGCAATGCTAACGCATATTTTTCATCGAAAAGCggaattatcaatcaattatgtaaatcaaaaactgaaagaaaaaaaaagtaattgaCGAGAAAGTAAACAATACCGGTTTAGCGGAAGGGGAAAGCATTGAATGTTGTTGATCGATTTGACGGAAAAAaccgaaaataaaaatattattattattatggtggTGGTGATTGCGAGAAATTAGCGAGATCGGAAGTGACACAGGATTGGGAAAATGTTGAGAGAGAAAGAAGCATAGAAGTGAATGAAAGGAAATGGAAATGGAaacggggagagagagagagagagagagagagagagagagagagagagaagagaaagtttGTTACGTGAAGAATGAAGAATTGAAGAAGGTTATTGTTATTGAGGCGCGcgaaaatggaaaaaaatggagaatgaattTGTGTGATCGAAAAACGCGGATCTTTCTTCgtttctttctttactttctttcttCCCAGCTTGCTCTGCTTCAGCATAATGCAAAATATTCTCCTTACCATTTTTGTTTTCCCAAATATTCTTTCAAAAAATTAAgatcaatattaaattatttaatattttgtttgactatatcaattatattaactatttaatctcattgaaataaataaattgatttagttttaatttacattaattttttcgtcttatatatttttattaattatttttaaaaatgttataatttttattataacatatttatatgatttttttattttacttactttattaaaccaaataattataattaatttactatataaattatttaacttagttaattcaaatatatatttaatttattggtacattaatatttaaattattgtttattgaaaatttttctttatttttttaatattaaatattttaatttttaattttatatttttatttttatttttaatctaatatTTCTATTAATAGATTCTTGTAATTTATTATCTGATAGTTATATGTCCATTATCAATTACAACAATACTAGAGagacaaataaatttaaatttattttatttagtatttatttattttagcaaCAATCATTTAATATTAAATACAATTTGTTAGGTAAATAATGATTtttgtaaacaatgtgaataatgaatTTTAGGATTGactcaataaagtaaaaaaacacTCCACTTCTAAAT
This window contains:
- the LOC112697851 gene encoding probable protein phosphatase 2C 12, whose product is MSGGTKGEHHQTVPLSVLLKRELASEKIEKPEIVSGQAGQSKKGEDFTLIKTECQRVVGDGVSTFSVFGLFDGHNGTAAAIYSKENLLNNVLSAVPPDLNRDEWVAALPRALVAGFVKTDKDFQDKGQKSGTTVTFVIIEGWVVTVASVGDSRCVLESGEGGLYYLSADHRLETNEEERVRITSSGGEVGRLNTGGGTEVGPLRCWPGGLCLSRSIGDMDIGEFIVPVPYVKQVKLSTAGGRLVICSDGVWDSLSAEAVLDSCRGMSAETAASHIVKEAVEAKGLRDDTTCIVVDILPHEKPPAPAPHRKKKGIMKSMFRKKSSESSSYNEKDYLEPDVVEELYEEGSAMLSERLDTKYPLCNMFKLFMCAVCQVEIKPGEGVSIFEGAPNPRKLRPWDGPFLCTSCQDKKEAMEGKKASGRHSSGSDDD